In Comamonadaceae bacterium OS-1, a single window of DNA contains:
- the ghrB gene encoding glyoxylate/hydroxypyruvate reductase B, translating into MSKPAILVARKIFPATIAALEQHFEVESNQEDASWSKAELIARLQGKVGAFTTGSERIDAELLAACPQLRICANMAVGYNNFDIDAMSAAGVLATNAPDVLTETTADFGFALLMATARRISESEHFLRAGLWKKWSFDMFAGAEIHGSTLGIIGMGRIGQGIAKRGAHGFGMNVIYHNRSQLDAATEADCKARFVSKEELLKTADHVVLVVPYSASSHHTIGAAELALMQPTATLVNIARGGIVDDAALAVALREGRIAAAGLDVFEGEPSVHPDLLTVPNVVLTPHIASATVATRMAMAQLAADNLIGFLIQNKPLTPINAAQVASK; encoded by the coding sequence ATGTCCAAACCCGCCATCCTGGTCGCCCGCAAAATCTTCCCCGCCACCATTGCTGCCCTCGAGCAGCACTTCGAAGTGGAGTCCAACCAGGAGGATGCGTCCTGGAGCAAGGCCGAGCTGATCGCCCGCTTGCAGGGCAAGGTGGGGGCCTTCACCACCGGCAGCGAGCGCATCGATGCCGAGCTGCTGGCCGCCTGCCCGCAATTGCGCATCTGCGCCAACATGGCCGTGGGCTACAACAACTTTGACATTGACGCGATGAGCGCCGCCGGGGTGCTGGCCACCAACGCGCCCGACGTACTCACCGAGACCACCGCCGATTTCGGCTTCGCCCTGCTGATGGCCACCGCCCGCCGCATCAGCGAGAGCGAGCATTTTCTGCGCGCCGGGCTGTGGAAGAAATGGAGCTTTGACATGTTCGCCGGGGCCGAAATCCACGGCAGCACGCTGGGCATCATCGGCATGGGCCGCATCGGCCAGGGCATCGCCAAGCGCGGGGCCCATGGCTTTGGTATGAACGTGATTTACCACAACCGCAGCCAGCTCGATGCCGCCACCGAGGCCGACTGCAAGGCCCGTTTTGTGTCCAAAGAAGAGCTGCTGAAAACCGCCGACCACGTGGTGCTGGTGGTGCCGTATTCCGCCTCCTCGCACCACACTATAGGCGCAGCCGAGCTGGCGCTGATGCAACCCACCGCCACCCTGGTCAATATCGCGCGCGGCGGCATCGTGGACGACGCGGCCCTGGCCGTGGCCCTGCGCGAGGGCCGCATTGCCGCCGCCGGGCTGGACGTGTTCGAGGGCGAGCCCAGCGTCCACCCCGACCTGCTCACCGTGCCCAACGTGGTACTGACCCCGCACATCGCCAGCGCCACCGTGGCCACCCGCATGGCCATGGCCCAACTAGCCGCCGACAATCTGATTGGGTTTCTTATACAAAATAAGCCGCTCACGCCCATCAATGCAGCGCAAGTAGCTAGCAAATAA